The proteins below come from a single Mytilus edulis chromosome 5, xbMytEdul2.2, whole genome shotgun sequence genomic window:
- the LOC139523244 gene encoding uncharacterized protein gives MEYIGLICVLMVLTTVPSVTYAGNSRHFVTENCGHVVGPDYGAYLEFDRAATFKKGVVGVPDALKGQEFECIIVVRGMPTTGEKRFMALHMRQFHLKEQAVVRPENEVAKCGKAYVIIYNGMDRNAAEKFVFCGADAVTQNLEWTGEYMTFYFYIDYRNPDLSTVDPLVSLPPATGNTTLSPPTTTPDPFPYPTVYFKMDITSYDFECNETIDKVSLKCNDSKRCIDDSLKCDFWFSRNCASDVYPRDNTDVSRQAPANCFRKPTTTTTTTTLAPPPFRPDLTPLYAAVGGVLGVALLLWCCWKPAYLPWRLGRCRNYPCWVKCGNLCPCLKCRACFPGPSTMSPTGAAAWKAARLQRGSLISQDMSEFSPLGYPDSLHGGPRKSIKSGQVAPFPNGRGSIPNGVPTTPGSFEQRLAQPFDFYPRNNAKNVSNAPPNPQVDTDSVNLANNWMRLLSADGSHLREQR, from the exons ATGGAATATATAGGATTAATATGTGTTTTGATGGTTTTGACAACTGTTCCAAGTGTTACATATGCTGGTAATAGTCGtc ATTTTGTAACTGAAAATTGTGGACATGTTGTTGGACCAGATTATGGAGCCTATTTAGAATTCGACAGGGCTGCAACATTCAAAAAAGGAGTAGTTGGCGTTCCAGACGCTCTAAAAGGTCAAGAATTTGAATGTATCATTGTTGTAAGGGGTATGCCAACGACTGGAGAAAAGCGATTCATGGCTTTACACATGCGCCAATTCCACTTAAAAGAACAAGCAGTAGTGAGGCCCGAGAACGAGGTTGCAAAGTGCGGGAAAGCTTATGTGATAATTTACAATGGGATGGATAGAAATGCAGCTGAAAAATTTGTCTTCTGTGGTGCAGATGCAGTTACTCAAAACTTGGAATGGACAGGAGAATATATGACATTTTATTTCTATATCGACTATCGTAATCCTGATTTGTCTACAGTCGATCCACTGGTATCACTTCCGCCTGCAACCGGAAATACGACATTGTCTCCACCTACAACAACACCAGATCCGTTTCCGTATCCGACAGTCTATTTCAAGATGGACATAACATCATATGATTTTG aaTGTAATGAGACCATAGACAAGGTATCTTTAAAATGTAACGACAGCAAAAGATGTATAGACGATTCCTTGAAATGTGACTTTTGGTTCTCTCGAAATTGTGCGTCAGATGTTTACCCACGTGACAACACCGACGTGAGCAGACAAGCACCTGCAAACTGTTTTA GAAAGCCAACAACGACAACAACTACCACAACCCTTGCCCCTCCACCTTTCAGACCTGATTTAACTCCCTTGTATGCTGCTGTAGGTGGAGTGTTAGGTGTAGCGCTACTGTTGTGGTGCTGCTGGAAACCAGCTTATCTCCCTTGGCGTCTTGGACGATGTCGAAACTATCCTTGTTGGGTTAAATGTGGAAATCTGTGTCCTTGTCTCAAATGTCGTGCATGCTTTCCAG GACCATCAACTATGAGCCCAACAGGGGCTGCTGCTTGGAAAGCTGCGAGGTTACAAAGAGGCTCTCTTATTTCACAAGACATGTCAGAGTTCTCTCCACTTGGCTATCCGGATAGTCTCCATG gAGGTCCTCGAAAGTCTATTAAATCTGGACAAGTAGCACCCTTTCCGAATGGCAGAGGGAGTATTCCGAATGGAGTACCCACAACTCCGGGCTCATTTGAACAACGATTGGCACAACCGTTTGATTTCTATCCAAGGAATAACGCGAAGAATGTTTCAAATGCGCCACCCAATCCTCAAGTTGATACAGATTCAGTGAATCTTGCTAACAATTGGATGAGACTGTTGTCGGCTGATGGATCTCATTTACGTGAGCAACGATAA
- the LOC139523245 gene encoding neuropilin and tolloid-like protein 1, with protein sequence MYNVSVKMNLSFCSFSVFLFIFSLIVPSAISISTVYLTTSCNQTVAITTGISLQSSTALYYPNSMNCYLAVTVPTNYKVVAVFRRYEIEVLSSVCKDSVNFYDGADTSASPLNLDHNCGDIAPTNITSTGTSLTVQLVTDSTAIYRGFDLILSAFSYAPCSSDQYSCTNSLCISSTLKCDNYDQCGDQSDESDCTDAELANTASSDNSALIAGIAIGVGSVVIICVLIGIYVYRQYRWKMFLKDPLPIIQQWDNQTNYPLTRKYYKTHNDGYHLVKNGSDPNMSSSPDRPSTPNSGGSSSKSIIKIPKSGDSIA encoded by the exons ATGTACAATGTGTCCGTCAAAATGAATTTATCGTTTTGTTCCTTCAGtgttttcttattcattttttcattgatcgtCCCATCAGCAATTTCGATAAGCACAG tGTATTTAACAACATCATGTAACCAGACTGTTGCCATAACAACTGGCATATCACTGCAATCCAGTACAGCATTATATTACCCTAACTCCATGAACTGTTACCTCGCTGTCACTGTACCAACAAACTATAAAGTAGTAGCTGTCTTTAG ACGATATGAAATTGAGGTACTTAGTAGCGTTTGTAAGGACAGTGTCAATTTTTATGATGGAGCGGACACCTCTGCCAGTCCGTTGAATTTGGATCATAACTGTGGAGATATAGCGCCAACCAACATAACTTCTACTGGAACTTCACTCACTGTTCAACTGGTTACAGACTCAACAGCCATCTACAGAGGCTTTGATCTTATACTTTCGGCATTTTCATATG CACCCTGTTCAAGTGACCAATACAGCTGTACCAACTCGCTGTGTATTTCATCGACACTAAAATGTGATAATTATGACCAGTGTGGGGATCAGTCTGACGAATCTGACTGTACAg ATGCAGAACTGGCAAACACAGCATCTAGTGATAACTCTGCGTTGATAGCAGGGATTGCCATTGGTGTTGGGTCGGTCGTCATCATTTGCGTTTTAATTGGTATCTATGTATACCGCCAATACAGATGGAAGATGTTCTTGAAGGATCCACTTCCAATTATACAACAATGGGATAATCAAACTAATTATCCGCTGACAAGGAAATATTACAAAACTCATAACGATGGTTACCATTTAGTGAAGAACGGATCTGATCCCAACATGTCTTCATCTCCGGACAGACCTAGTACTCCTAATTCAGGAGGAAGTTCAAGTAAAAGCATTATTAAAATTCCAAAGTCTGGAGATTCGATTGCATGA